A genomic region of Rhodospirillales bacterium contains the following coding sequences:
- a CDS encoding SUF system Fe-S cluster assembly regulator: MIKISKLTDYAILVLYEMAKNPNTRLSAGYLAQKSGVPDPTVAKLLKIMAKEDLVKSVRGVNGGYILERAPEEIAVTDVITAIEGPVTITACSDAENEDCCSLSDNCPAKKGWQAVNAAITDTLGQMTLAEILKDNQ; the protein is encoded by the coding sequence GTGATAAAAATTTCCAAATTGACGGATTACGCCATCCTTGTCCTTTATGAGATGGCAAAGAATCCGAACACACGGCTCTCGGCTGGGTATCTGGCGCAAAAATCGGGCGTTCCTGACCCGACGGTTGCCAAGCTTTTAAAAATCATGGCAAAAGAGGATCTGGTTAAATCCGTGCGCGGGGTCAATGGTGGCTATATTCTGGAGCGCGCGCCCGAAGAGATCGCTGTCACTGATGTTATAACGGCGATCGAAGGACCGGTGACGATCACGGCGTGCTCCGATGCTGAAAACGAGGACTGTTGCAGCTTGTCGGACAACTGTCCGGCGAAAAAAGGGTGGCAAGCGGTGAACGCGGCCATCACAGATACGCTGGGGCAAATGACACTGGCCGAGATATTAAAAGACAATCAATGA
- a CDS encoding creatininase family protein yields MRQVKTFWQDMTTEDFRACVNEETVAVLPIAATEQHGPHLPVGVDYMLGQAILNKVVDIMPDNLPVTILPGQPVGKSTEHEDYPGTLSLSAETAMRVWDEIGESVHRAGIKKLVFFNSHGGNTAAMDIVGRGLNVRLGMMVVGVSWFEYGLPANTYSREEEKYGLHGGAIETAMMMSAYPDIVKPDQFENFTSVAEKEKKYAFFNSEQPGRFYWKAGDLNRKGPTGDASIANPEKGARIIEHAAQGFLGLLKDVSRYPMASEIGEITSG; encoded by the coding sequence ATGCGACAGGTGAAAACGTTCTGGCAGGATATGACCACCGAAGATTTCCGCGCTTGCGTGAATGAAGAAACTGTCGCGGTGCTGCCGATTGCCGCCACCGAACAACACGGCCCGCATTTGCCGGTCGGCGTAGATTATATGTTGGGGCAGGCCATCCTGAACAAGGTCGTGGATATCATGCCGGACAATCTGCCTGTCACGATCTTGCCCGGTCAGCCGGTTGGTAAAAGCACGGAACATGAAGATTACCCGGGAACCTTAAGTCTGAGCGCTGAAACGGCCATGCGGGTCTGGGACGAGATCGGGGAATCTGTTCACCGCGCCGGCATTAAGAAGCTTGTGTTCTTCAATTCACACGGCGGCAATACGGCAGCTATGGATATTGTAGGGCGCGGCCTGAATGTACGGTTGGGGATGATGGTTGTCGGGGTAAGCTGGTTCGAGTACGGTTTGCCGGCTAATACATATAGCCGGGAAGAAGAGAAATACGGCCTGCACGGCGGCGCGATTGAAACAGCAATGATGATGAGCGCCTATCCCGATATCGTCAAACCGGATCAGTTTGAAAATTTTACTTCTGTCGCGGAGAAAGAAAAAAAATATGCTTTTTTCAATTCAGAGCAGCCCGGCCGCTTTTACTGGAAAGCGGGAGATTTGAACCGTAAAGGTCCGACGGGAGATGCCAGCATTGCAAATCCAGAAAAGGGCGCGCGCATAATCGAGCATGCGGCGCAAGGGTTTTTGGGGCTGTTAAAGGATGTTTCCCGTTACCCGATGGCTAGCGAAATAGGGGAAATCACGTCAGGCTGA
- a CDS encoding transcriptional repressor translates to MTALEQICADAGLKMTGQRKTILKVLGEAEDHPSVETVYDRAKAEDSSISMATVYRTMNLLDELGIVVRHEFGKNYARYELNTEHHDHLIDLETGDILEFHSDDLETLKEKIANEMGFELVDHRLELYARKIKK, encoded by the coding sequence ATGACCGCATTAGAACAGATATGCGCCGATGCGGGCCTGAAAATGACAGGCCAGCGAAAAACCATCCTGAAAGTGCTGGGAGAGGCCGAAGACCATCCTTCCGTCGAAACGGTTTATGACCGCGCCAAGGCCGAAGATTCCTCAATTAGCATGGCCACCGTTTACCGGACGATGAATTTGCTCGATGAGCTGGGGATCGTCGTCCGCCACGAATTTGGCAAGAATTATGCGCGCTATGAGCTAAATACCGAACACCACGATCACCTGATTGATCTGGAAACCGGCGATATTCTTGAATTTCACAGTGATGATCTGGAAACGCTCAAGGAGAAAATTGCCAACGAAATGGGCTTTGAACTGGTGGATCACCGGCTGGAACTGTACGCCCGCAAGATCAAAAAATAA
- the sufB gene encoding Fe-S cluster assembly protein SufB: MNEQNQTIESQVAALGTYEAGFVTDVESDKAPKGLSEDIIRFISAKKKEPRWLLDWRLKAYERWQKMPEPRWAHVDFPDIDYQDYYYYSAPKSMENRPQSLDEVDPKLLETYEKLGIPVREQEVLAGVAVDMVFDSVSVGTTFKETLAKAGVIFCSISEAVENHPDLVKKYLGTVVPYADNKHACLNSAVFTDGSFVYVPPGVRCPMELSTYFRINELNTGQFERTLIIADKGAYVSYLEGCTAPMRDTRQLHAAVVELIAHEDAEIKYSTVQNWYPGDEEGKGGIYNFVTKRGLCEGARSKISWTQVETGSAITWKYPSCILKGDDSQGEFYSVAITNNRQQADTGTKMIHIGKNTKSRIISKGISAGRSDQTYRGLVKMMPAADGARNYTQCDSLLIGKECGAHTVPYIESKNPKARCEHEATTSRISDDQLFYCRQRGITEEEAVALIVNGFCSEVMQHLPMEFAIEAQKLVGISLEGSVG; this comes from the coding sequence ATGAACGAACAAAACCAAACAATCGAATCTCAGGTCGCAGCGCTCGGCACCTATGAGGCCGGGTTTGTCACGGATGTGGAATCGGATAAGGCACCCAAAGGCCTGTCCGAAGACATTATCCGTTTTATCAGCGCCAAGAAAAAAGAGCCGCGATGGCTGCTCGACTGGCGGCTAAAGGCGTACGAGCGCTGGCAAAAAATGCCGGAGCCGCGATGGGCGCATGTTGATTTCCCGGATATAGACTATCAGGACTACTATTATTATTCCGCGCCCAAATCCATGGAAAACCGGCCCCAATCTCTCGATGAAGTCGACCCGAAACTGCTCGAAACCTATGAAAAACTCGGCATCCCGGTGCGGGAGCAGGAAGTCCTCGCGGGCGTCGCCGTCGATATGGTGTTCGATAGCGTTTCCGTCGGTACCACGTTCAAGGAAACACTGGCCAAGGCCGGGGTTATTTTTTGCTCGATCAGTGAAGCTGTTGAAAATCATCCCGACCTTGTAAAGAAATATCTTGGCACCGTCGTCCCGTATGCCGACAACAAACATGCCTGCCTGAACTCAGCCGTATTCACCGACGGATCGTTCGTCTATGTGCCACCGGGGGTGCGTTGCCCGATGGAGCTGTCGACCTATTTCCGGATCAATGAACTGAACACGGGCCAGTTTGAACGCACACTGATTATCGCCGACAAAGGCGCGTACGTGTCGTATCTGGAGGGCTGCACCGCCCCGATGCGTGATACGCGCCAGCTTCACGCCGCCGTCGTCGAGCTGATTGCCCATGAGGATGCGGAGATCAAATACTCGACCGTCCAGAACTGGTATCCCGGTGATGAAGAGGGCAAAGGCGGGATTTATAACTTCGTGACCAAACGCGGCCTGTGTGAAGGCGCGCGCTCAAAAATCTCATGGACGCAGGTCGAAACCGGCAGCGCCATCACGTGGAAATACCCGTCCTGCATTCTCAAAGGCGATGACTCACAGGGCGAATTCTACTCGGTCGCCATCACCAATAATCGCCAGCAGGCCGATACCGGCACCAAAATGATCCATATCGGCAAGAATACCAAGAGCCGGATTATCTCGAAAGGGATCAGCGCCGGGCGCTCGGACCAGACCTATCGCGGCCTTGTCAAAATGATGCCCGCGGCGGACGGTGCGCGCAATTACACCCAGTGCGACAGCCTGCTGATCGGCAAGGAATGCGGCGCGCATACGGTGCCCTATATCGAGAGTAAAAACCCGAAAGCCCGGTGCGAGCACGAAGCCACCACCAGCCGGATTTCTGACGACCAGCTCTTTTATTGCCGCCAGCGCGGCATCACAGAGGAAGAAGCCGTCGCCCTGATCGTCAACGGGTTTTGCAGCGAAGTTATGCAACACCTCCCCATGGAATTCGCCATCGAAGCGC
- a CDS encoding PAS domain S-box protein, with amino-acid sequence MDLSIGGARAVSKDENLDYKALFFEMPFPRFFLTCDDEKSCMKVVECNNAALAYFKQERGNIIGKTLMELLDPESLGSFRNSIQKILEQKKPVSMELINLPGAANGIGGFYAIPRFCTDGSVQFIDMTAYPADQTGTSIERERDDAISLLTSVFDVSEVGIVVTDGNQRIVRVNDSFVRIYGWGRDELIGHSFTDFIAPEERERSRLQHEEFIRSGIRASGEMKLSRKDGNVANALFTTAAIDLSHARRFQVTTIMDITLRKQMEHSLRLAKEQADAANQAKSTFLANMSHELRTPLNAIIGFSEIIMNETFGPLGNEKYKEYLGDVHLSARHLLEIINEVLDMSKIEAGRVELDEEIFNVGQLIDSVVRMMASRAFSGGLEINGDIMEDLPPLYADPRLVRQVLINLAGNAIKFSRPGGKVTIRAFLTARGEMELVVADTGIGIPPEKIKDAMEPFSQVNKPVISSGLQGTGLGLPLSKAMVELHGGTLDLQSDEGRGTTVVVKLPADRVRYQTAR; translated from the coding sequence TCATGCATGAAAGTCGTTGAATGCAATAACGCGGCGCTGGCCTATTTTAAACAGGAACGCGGCAACATCATTGGCAAGACATTGATGGAATTGCTGGACCCGGAATCTCTTGGCTCCTTCCGAAACTCTATCCAGAAAATACTGGAGCAAAAAAAACCGGTATCAATGGAATTAATTAACTTGCCGGGGGCCGCCAACGGTATTGGCGGTTTTTATGCCATTCCCCGTTTTTGTACGGACGGTTCGGTACAGTTTATCGACATGACGGCCTATCCAGCCGACCAGACCGGCACCAGTATCGAACGTGAACGTGACGATGCGATATCGCTGCTGACATCTGTTTTTGATGTCAGTGAAGTCGGAATCGTCGTTACGGACGGCAATCAAAGGATCGTCCGGGTCAATGACAGTTTTGTCAGGATCTATGGCTGGGGCAGGGATGAATTAATCGGTCACTCTTTTACCGATTTTATCGCGCCGGAAGAACGGGAACGTTCCCGTTTGCAGCATGAAGAATTTATCCGCAGCGGTATCCGCGCCTCCGGCGAAATGAAACTTTCGCGTAAAGACGGAAATGTCGCCAACGCCCTTTTTACCACGGCGGCGATTGATCTAAGTCACGCCCGCCGGTTTCAAGTGACGACGATCATGGACATCACCTTGCGTAAACAAATGGAGCACTCCTTGCGGCTGGCCAAGGAACAGGCCGATGCCGCCAATCAGGCCAAATCGACCTTTCTGGCCAATATGAGCCACGAATTGCGGACGCCACTGAACGCTATTATCGGCTTCTCGGAAATTATCATGAATGAAACGTTCGGCCCGCTGGGGAACGAGAAATACAAGGAATATCTAGGCGATGTGCATCTGAGCGCCCGGCACCTGCTGGAGATTATCAACGAAGTGCTGGATATGTCGAAAATCGAAGCCGGCCGCGTCGAACTGGATGAAGAAATATTCAATGTCGGGCAACTGATAGATTCCGTCGTCCGTATGATGGCGTCACGGGCTTTCAGCGGCGGGCTGGAAATCAACGGTGATATTATGGAGGATCTGCCGCCGCTCTATGCCGACCCGCGGCTGGTCCGGCAGGTTCTGATTAATCTGGCGGGGAACGCCATCAAATTTTCTCGTCCGGGGGGCAAAGTCACAATTCGCGCCTTTTTGACGGCGCGGGGCGAAATGGAGCTGGTCGTCGCCGATACGGGCATCGGGATTCCGCCAGAGAAAATCAAGGATGCGATGGAGCCGTTTTCGCAGGTCAATAAACCCGTGATATCCAGCGGCCTGCAGGGAACCGGTCTGGGGCTGCCGTTGTCAAAGGCCATGGTGGAGTTACACGGCGGGACTCTCGATCTCCAGTCCGATGAAGGCAGGGGCACAACGGTTGTTGTCAAACTCCCGGCGGACCGTGTGCGGTATCAGACCGCTCGTTAA
- a CDS encoding peptide chain release factor 3, with translation MSDLQTQISNRRTFAIISHPDAGKTTLTEKLLLFGGAIQMAGMVKARGERRRARSDWMKVEQERGISVASAVMTFENGGKTYNLLDTPGHEDFSEDTYRTLTAVDSAVMVIDCAKGIETQTLKLFEVCRLRDMPIITFINKMDRDGQDPFDLLDEIEQKLALDVTPASWPIGMGRDFKGCYDLLNDQLILFERSKGEEITEGVQCSGLDDPKLDELLPAHQVEKLREDVEMVRGLCKPFDRQSYMEGHLTPVYFGSAVNNFGVNELLQGIGTFAPPPQPQKAEERMIDPGEPKVTGFIFKIQANMDPKHRDRIAFTRICSGKFKKGMKLKHVRSGKILTMHNPQMFLAQDRETAEEAYPGDILGLPNHGNLRIGDALVESNENLHFAGIPSFAPEYLQRCRADDPMKAKHLDAALTQLAEEGAARVFKPLMESGWIVGVVGPLQFDVLADRIRTEYEIPVKFEQAALYTARWLAADDHKVLKAFIDANRSAIAYDHDGDPVFLARNAWHLQDAEDKQKAIRFTATK, from the coding sequence ATGAGCGATTTACAGACACAAATATCCAACCGTCGCACCTTTGCGATTATCTCGCACCCGGATGCGGGGAAGACGACCCTGACCGAAAAACTGCTGTTGTTCGGGGGCGCGATCCAGATGGCCGGAATGGTCAAGGCCAGAGGGGAACGCCGCCGGGCGCGCTCGGACTGGATGAAGGTCGAGCAAGAGCGGGGGATATCCGTGGCTTCTGCCGTTATGACCTTTGAAAACGGCGGCAAGACCTATAACCTGCTTGATACGCCGGGGCACGAGGATTTTTCCGAAGATACCTATCGAACCCTGACGGCCGTCGACAGCGCCGTCATGGTGATCGACTGCGCCAAGGGGATCGAGACGCAAACCCTGAAACTGTTCGAGGTTTGCCGTCTGCGCGATATGCCGATTATCACCTTCATCAACAAAATGGACCGCGATGGTCAGGATCCCTTCGATTTGCTGGACGAGATCGAACAAAAGCTGGCGCTGGATGTCACGCCGGCCAGTTGGCCGATCGGCATGGGCCGCGATTTCAAAGGCTGCTATGACCTGCTGAACGACCAGCTAATCTTGTTTGAACGCTCGAAAGGCGAGGAAATTACCGAAGGCGTGCAGTGCTCCGGCCTCGATGACCCGAAGCTGGATGAGCTGCTGCCCGCGCATCAGGTTGAGAAATTGCGGGAGGATGTCGAAATGGTCCGCGGCCTGTGCAAGCCGTTCGACCGGCAATCATACATGGAGGGACACCTGACCCCGGTTTATTTCGGGAGCGCCGTCAATAATTTTGGCGTAAACGAGTTGCTGCAGGGCATTGGCACTTTTGCACCGCCGCCGCAGCCGCAAAAGGCCGAAGAGCGCATGATTGATCCGGGGGAGCCGAAAGTAACGGGCTTTATCTTTAAAATTCAGGCGAACATGGATCCTAAACACAGGGATCGTATAGCTTTTACAAGGATTTGCAGTGGAAAGTTCAAAAAAGGGATGAAGTTAAAGCACGTCCGTTCCGGAAAAATTCTAACCATGCATAACCCGCAGATGTTTCTGGCGCAGGACCGGGAAACAGCGGAGGAAGCCTATCCCGGCGATATTCTCGGCTTGCCGAACCACGGCAATTTGCGGATTGGCGATGCGCTGGTCGAAAGCAATGAAAACCTGCATTTTGCCGGCATTCCGTCCTTTGCACCGGAATATCTGCAGCGTTGCCGCGCCGATGATCCGATGAAGGCCAAGCATCTGGATGCGGCTTTGACGCAACTCGCGGAAGAGGGCGCCGCCCGTGTTTTCAAGCCGTTGATGGAGTCCGGCTGGATCGTTGGGGTGGTGGGGCCGCTGCAGTTCGATGTGCTGGCCGACCGCATTCGCACGGAATACGAAATCCCGGTAAAATTCGAACAGGCGGCGCTTTACACGGCGCGTTGGCTGGCCGCCGACGATCATAAAGTGCTTAAGGCCTTTATTGATGCCAACCGCAGCGCCATCGCCTATGACCATGATGGCGATCCAGTTTTCCTCGCCCGTAATGCCTGGCATCTGCAGGACGCCGAAGACAAGCAAAAAGCTATTCGCTTTACGGCGACGAAATAA
- a CDS encoding DUF1491 family protein, whose translation MADNRLPTELWLDAQLRMLNGRGIFYYIQRRGERNSGLVLLKLNGLAGQCRLLAQERDWDTEEMGWTNALPQDLVEERAADAYIARAVDRDPDLWVIEIEDREMNNPLEGKEV comes from the coding sequence ATGGCCGACAATCGTCTCCCGACAGAATTGTGGCTGGACGCCCAGCTCCGTATGCTAAATGGCCGCGGGATATTTTATTACATACAGCGCCGCGGGGAACGTAATTCCGGTCTTGTTCTCCTGAAACTGAACGGTCTGGCGGGGCAATGCCGCTTGTTGGCCCAGGAGCGTGATTGGGATACGGAAGAAATGGGCTGGACGAACGCCTTGCCCCAGGATTTGGTTGAAGAGCGCGCGGCAGACGCCTATATTGCCCGCGCGGTCGATCGCGATCCGGATTTATGGGTGATTGAAATCGAGGACCGCGAAATGAATAATCCGCTAGAGGGGAAAGAGGTTTAA
- the mscL gene encoding large conductance mechanosensitive channel protein MscL: MFNEFKQFIARGNVIDMAVGIIMGAAFTTIVKSMVDDVLMPIIGVFTGGMDFSALYLNLSGGEYASLAAAQEAGAATINYGLFINAVINFLIVAFVIFILVKNVNRLKKAEEEAPKEPPAPPADVLLLTEIRDLLAKK; this comes from the coding sequence ATGTTCAATGAATTCAAACAATTTATTGCCCGCGGCAACGTGATCGACATGGCTGTCGGTATTATCATGGGCGCGGCCTTCACCACGATCGTTAAATCCATGGTCGATGATGTTTTGATGCCGATCATCGGCGTTTTCACCGGTGGAATGGATTTCTCCGCCCTGTACCTGAACCTGTCTGGTGGCGAATACGCTAGCTTGGCTGCCGCTCAAGAAGCTGGCGCCGCCACAATTAACTACGGTCTATTCATTAATGCCGTGATTAATTTCCTGATTGTCGCGTTCGTGATTTTCATTCTGGTTAAAAACGTGAACCGCCTGAAAAAAGCCGAAGAAGAAGCACCGAAAGAGCCGCCAGCTCCGCCGGCCGATGTTCTTCTCCTGACCGAGATCCGCGATCTTCTGGCCAAGAAATAA